A single Alosa sapidissima isolate fAloSap1 chromosome 17, fAloSap1.pri, whole genome shotgun sequence DNA region contains:
- the LOC121687989 gene encoding calcium/calmodulin-dependent 3',5'-cyclic nucleotide phosphodiesterase 1A-like isoform X5, with translation MSFCLVDYFDMESPTKEIEDFENNSLKYLQPDQIEKIWLRLRGLRKYKKTSQRLRCLVKQLERGEASVVDLKKNLEYAATVLESVYIEETRRLVDTEDELSDIQSDSVPSEVRDWLAATFTRQMGLMLRRTEEKPRFRSIVHAVQAGIFVERMYRRTSNMVGLSYPPSVITVLKHVDTWTFDVFALNDASGDHALKFIFYELLTRYDLINRFKIPISALVSFVEALEVGYSKHKNPYHNLMHAADVTQTVHFFMLKSGIVHWMTELEIFALIFAAAVHDYEHTGTTNNFHIQTRSDMAIFYNDRAVQENHHVSAAYRLLQDDDEMNILYNLSKDDWRELRALVVEMVLATDMSCHFQQIKAMKNFLQQPEAIDKTKALSLLLHTADISHPAKNWDLHHRWTTSLLEEFFRQGDKESELGLVFSPLCDRKSTMVAQSQIGFIDFIVEPTFTVLTDMTEKIVTPLIDEASRSGLAGFRRSRSGLNNISPDGKRSSVKSTGSEGSTSLNCSLLTVDFKSFKSTWNEEVQQNREKWKAQATKDLEEKAKREAEEKAKLEEAEGKKEEGKESETSDPAQDKDTRATKDTKDTAESTDKEEKEREREKEKEKEKEREKEKEKEKEKVKEKGKTEERKPEPAGTEGEGAQAMKDPVEQKPKEAEGNKDPGGSQGTKPEPDPQEASGPKQPATHSNTDSSGQQVQNDSDEDGQSNIPGSLAAASASAASASDAN, from the exons GTTGCGATGCCTTGTGAAGCAGCTAGAGAGGGGCGAGGCGTCGGTGGTGGACCTGAAGAAGAACCTGGAGTATGCCGCCACCGTGCTGGAGTCGGTCTACATCGAGGAGACGCG GCGTCTGGTGGACACGGAGGATGAGCTCAGCGACATCCAGTCGGACTCTGTCCCGTCGGAGGTCCGTGACTGGCTGGCCGCCACCTTCACGCGGCAGATGGGACTGATGCTCCGGCGGACAGAGGAGAAGCCGCGCTTTCGCAGCATCGTCCACGCAGTGCAGGCTGGGATATTTGTGGAAAG AATGTACCGACGGACGTCCAACATGGTAGGATTAAGCTATCCTCCCAGCGTGATCACCGTTCTCAAG CACGTGGACACATGGACATTTGATGTGTTTGCTCTGAATGATGCAAGCGGAGACCATGCACTGAAATTCATCTTTTATGAGCTGCTCACAAGATACGACTTGATCAACCGCTTCAAG ATACCCATCTCTGCACTGGTATCCTTTGTGGAAGCTCTGGAGGTGGGCTACAGCAAGCACAAAAACCCCTACCACAATCTGATGCATGCAGCAGACGTGACGCAGACCGTCCACTTCTTCATGCTAAAGTCGGGCATTGTG CATTGGATGACGGAGTTGGAAATCTTTGCACTGATCTTCGCGGCGGCTGTGCATGATTACGAGCACACTGGAACCACTAACAACTTTCACATCCAGACCAG GTCGGATATGGCAATCTTTTACAACGACCGCGCCGTGCAGGAGAACCACCACGTGAGCGCGGCCTACCGCCTCCTGCAGGACGACGATGAGATGAACATTCTGTACAACCTGTCCAAGGACGACTGGAG GGAGTTGCGGGCCTTGGTGGTGGAGATGGTGCTGGCTACAGACATGTCCTGTCACTTCCAGCAGATCAAGGCCATGAAGAATTTCCTCCAGCAGCCCGAGGC GATTGACAAAACCAAGGCCTTATCGCTGCTGCTCCACACAGCAGACATCAGCCACCCAGCTAAGAACTGGGACCTGCATCACCGCTGGACCACCTCTTTGCTGGAGGAGTTCTTCCGACAG GGTGATAAAGAGTCGGAGCTCGGACTGGTCTTCTCGCCGCTCTGTGACCGCAAGTCTACCATGGTGGCTCAGTCTCAAATCG GTTTTATCGATTTCATTGTGGAGCCGACCTTCACTGTGCTTACGGACATGACGGAGAAGATTGTGACACCGCTCATCGATGAGGCCTCGCGATCGGGTCTGGCAGGATTCCGCCGCTCCAG ATCTGG CCTGAATAACATCTCCCCAGACGGGAAGCGCTCCAGCGTCAAAAGCACGGGCTCAGAGGGCAGCACTTCGCTCAACTGCTCCCTGctcaccgtcgacttcaagagCTTCAAGTCCACGTGGAACGAGGAGGTGCAGCAGAACAGGGAGAAGTGGAAGGCCCAGGCAACCAAAG ACTTGGAGGAGAAGGCCAAGCGGGAGGCTGAAGAGAAGGCTAAGCTGGAGGAGGCCGAGGGCAAGAAGGAGGAGGGCAAAGAGTCGGAGACCTCAGACCCCGCACAGGACAAGGACACGAGGGCAACGAAGGACACAAAAGACACTGCAGAGAGTACAGacaaggaggagaaagagagagagcgagagaaagagaaggagaaagagaaagaaagagaaaaggagaaggagaaagaaaaggagaaggtCAAAGAGAAAGGGAAGACGGAGGAGAGGAAACCGGAGCCGGCGGGGACGGAGGGGGAGGGCGCTCAAGCGATGAAGGACCCCGTGGAGCAGAAGCCCAAGGAGGCCGAGGGGAACAAAGACCCGGGGGGGTCCCAGGGGACGAAACCCGAGCCCGACCCACAGGAGGCCTCTGGCCCCAAGCAGCCAGCCACCCACAGCAACACGGACAGCAGCGGTCAGCAGGTCCAGAATG ATTCGGACGAGGACGGACAGAGCAACATACCTGGTTCTCTGGCGGCCGCATCGGCATCCGCGGCCTCTGCCAGCGATGCAAACTAA
- the LOC121687989 gene encoding calcium/calmodulin-dependent 3',5'-cyclic nucleotide phosphodiesterase 1A-like isoform X3 — MSFCLVDYFDMESPTKEIEDFENNSLKYLQPDQIEKIWLRLRGLRKYKKTSQRLRCLVKQLERGEASVVDLKKNLEYAATVLESVYIEETRRLVDTEDELSDIQSDSVPSEVRDWLAATFTRQMGLMLRRTEEKPRFRSIVHAVQAGIFVERMYRRTSNMVGLSYPPSVITVLKHVDTWTFDVFALNDASGDHALKFIFYELLTRYDLINRFKIPISALVSFVEALEVGYSKHKNPYHNLMHAADVTQTVHFFMLKSGIVHWMTELEIFALIFAAAVHDYEHTGTTNNFHIQTRSDMAIFYNDRAVQENHHVSAAYRLLQDDDEMNILYNLSKDDWRELRALVVEMVLATDMSCHFQQIKAMKNFLQQPEAIDKTKALSLLLHTADISHPAKNWDLHHRWTTSLLEEFFRQGDKESELGLVFSPLCDRKSTMVAQSQIGFIDFIVEPTFTVLTDMTEKIVTPLIDEASRSGLAGFRRSSLNNISPDGKRSSVKSTGSEGSTSLNCSLLTVDFKSFKSTWNEEVQQNREKWKAQATKDLEEKAKREAEEKAKLEEAEGKKEEGKESETSDPAQDKDTRATKDTKDTAESTDKEEKEREREKEKEKEKEREKEKEKEKEKVKEKGKTEERKPEPAGTEGEGAQAMKDPVEQKPKEAEGNKDPGGSQGTKPEPDPQEASGPKQPATHSNTDSSGQQVQNDHSGRYDLIRYYKRPSYCATSYLPSSQGQRAASDPADPRNKALRLQRISLRRGR; from the exons GTTGCGATGCCTTGTGAAGCAGCTAGAGAGGGGCGAGGCGTCGGTGGTGGACCTGAAGAAGAACCTGGAGTATGCCGCCACCGTGCTGGAGTCGGTCTACATCGAGGAGACGCG GCGTCTGGTGGACACGGAGGATGAGCTCAGCGACATCCAGTCGGACTCTGTCCCGTCGGAGGTCCGTGACTGGCTGGCCGCCACCTTCACGCGGCAGATGGGACTGATGCTCCGGCGGACAGAGGAGAAGCCGCGCTTTCGCAGCATCGTCCACGCAGTGCAGGCTGGGATATTTGTGGAAAG AATGTACCGACGGACGTCCAACATGGTAGGATTAAGCTATCCTCCCAGCGTGATCACCGTTCTCAAG CACGTGGACACATGGACATTTGATGTGTTTGCTCTGAATGATGCAAGCGGAGACCATGCACTGAAATTCATCTTTTATGAGCTGCTCACAAGATACGACTTGATCAACCGCTTCAAG ATACCCATCTCTGCACTGGTATCCTTTGTGGAAGCTCTGGAGGTGGGCTACAGCAAGCACAAAAACCCCTACCACAATCTGATGCATGCAGCAGACGTGACGCAGACCGTCCACTTCTTCATGCTAAAGTCGGGCATTGTG CATTGGATGACGGAGTTGGAAATCTTTGCACTGATCTTCGCGGCGGCTGTGCATGATTACGAGCACACTGGAACCACTAACAACTTTCACATCCAGACCAG GTCGGATATGGCAATCTTTTACAACGACCGCGCCGTGCAGGAGAACCACCACGTGAGCGCGGCCTACCGCCTCCTGCAGGACGACGATGAGATGAACATTCTGTACAACCTGTCCAAGGACGACTGGAG GGAGTTGCGGGCCTTGGTGGTGGAGATGGTGCTGGCTACAGACATGTCCTGTCACTTCCAGCAGATCAAGGCCATGAAGAATTTCCTCCAGCAGCCCGAGGC GATTGACAAAACCAAGGCCTTATCGCTGCTGCTCCACACAGCAGACATCAGCCACCCAGCTAAGAACTGGGACCTGCATCACCGCTGGACCACCTCTTTGCTGGAGGAGTTCTTCCGACAG GGTGATAAAGAGTCGGAGCTCGGACTGGTCTTCTCGCCGCTCTGTGACCGCAAGTCTACCATGGTGGCTCAGTCTCAAATCG GTTTTATCGATTTCATTGTGGAGCCGACCTTCACTGTGCTTACGGACATGACGGAGAAGATTGTGACACCGCTCATCGATGAGGCCTCGCGATCGGGTCTGGCAGGATTCCGCCGCTCCAG CCTGAATAACATCTCCCCAGACGGGAAGCGCTCCAGCGTCAAAAGCACGGGCTCAGAGGGCAGCACTTCGCTCAACTGCTCCCTGctcaccgtcgacttcaagagCTTCAAGTCCACGTGGAACGAGGAGGTGCAGCAGAACAGGGAGAAGTGGAAGGCCCAGGCAACCAAAG ACTTGGAGGAGAAGGCCAAGCGGGAGGCTGAAGAGAAGGCTAAGCTGGAGGAGGCCGAGGGCAAGAAGGAGGAGGGCAAAGAGTCGGAGACCTCAGACCCCGCACAGGACAAGGACACGAGGGCAACGAAGGACACAAAAGACACTGCAGAGAGTACAGacaaggaggagaaagagagagagcgagagaaagagaaggagaaagagaaagaaagagaaaaggagaaggagaaagaaaaggagaaggtCAAAGAGAAAGGGAAGACGGAGGAGAGGAAACCGGAGCCGGCGGGGACGGAGGGGGAGGGCGCTCAAGCGATGAAGGACCCCGTGGAGCAGAAGCCCAAGGAGGCCGAGGGGAACAAAGACCCGGGGGGGTCCCAGGGGACGAAACCCGAGCCCGACCCACAGGAGGCCTCTGGCCCCAAGCAGCCAGCCACCCACAGCAACACGGACAGCAGCGGTCAGCAGGTCCAGAATG ATCATTCTGGAAGGTACGACCTGATCCGCTACTACAAGAGACCCAGCTACTGTGCCACCTCCTACCTGCCCTCCTCCCAAGGTCAAAGGGCAGCCAGTGACCCTGCCGACCCCCGCAACAAAGCCCTCCGCCTGCAGCGCATCTCTCTGCGCCGGGGCAGGTGA
- the LOC121687989 gene encoding calcium/calmodulin-dependent 3',5'-cyclic nucleotide phosphodiesterase 1A-like isoform X2, translating into MSFCLVDYFDMESPTKEIEDFENNSLKYLQPDQIEKIWLRLRGLKYKKTSQRLRCLVKQLERGEASVVDLKKNLEYAATVLESVYIEETRRLVDTEDELSDIQSDSVPSEVRDWLAATFTRQMGLMLRRTEEKPRFRSIVHAVQAGIFVERMYRRTSNMVGLSYPPSVITVLKHVDTWTFDVFALNDASGDHALKFIFYELLTRYDLINRFKIPISALVSFVEALEVGYSKHKNPYHNLMHAADVTQTVHFFMLKSGIVHWMTELEIFALIFAAAVHDYEHTGTTNNFHIQTRSDMAIFYNDRAVQENHHVSAAYRLLQDDDEMNILYNLSKDDWRELRALVVEMVLATDMSCHFQQIKAMKNFLQQPEAIDKTKALSLLLHTADISHPAKNWDLHHRWTTSLLEEFFRQGDKESELGLVFSPLCDRKSTMVAQSQIGFIDFIVEPTFTVLTDMTEKIVTPLIDEASRSGLAGFRRSRSGLNNISPDGKRSSVKSTGSEGSTSLNCSLLTVDFKSFKSTWNEEVQQNREKWKAQATKDLEEKAKREAEEKAKLEEAEGKKEEGKESETSDPAQDKDTRATKDTKDTAESTDKEEKEREREKEKEKEKEREKEKEKEKEKVKEKGKTEERKPEPAGTEGEGAQAMKDPVEQKPKEAEGNKDPGGSQGTKPEPDPQEASGPKQPATHSNTDSSGQQVQNDHSGRYDLIRYYKRPSYCATSYLPSSQGQRAASDPADPRNKALRLQRISLRRGR; encoded by the exons GTTGCGATGCCTTGTGAAGCAGCTAGAGAGGGGCGAGGCGTCGGTGGTGGACCTGAAGAAGAACCTGGAGTATGCCGCCACCGTGCTGGAGTCGGTCTACATCGAGGAGACGCG GCGTCTGGTGGACACGGAGGATGAGCTCAGCGACATCCAGTCGGACTCTGTCCCGTCGGAGGTCCGTGACTGGCTGGCCGCCACCTTCACGCGGCAGATGGGACTGATGCTCCGGCGGACAGAGGAGAAGCCGCGCTTTCGCAGCATCGTCCACGCAGTGCAGGCTGGGATATTTGTGGAAAG AATGTACCGACGGACGTCCAACATGGTAGGATTAAGCTATCCTCCCAGCGTGATCACCGTTCTCAAG CACGTGGACACATGGACATTTGATGTGTTTGCTCTGAATGATGCAAGCGGAGACCATGCACTGAAATTCATCTTTTATGAGCTGCTCACAAGATACGACTTGATCAACCGCTTCAAG ATACCCATCTCTGCACTGGTATCCTTTGTGGAAGCTCTGGAGGTGGGCTACAGCAAGCACAAAAACCCCTACCACAATCTGATGCATGCAGCAGACGTGACGCAGACCGTCCACTTCTTCATGCTAAAGTCGGGCATTGTG CATTGGATGACGGAGTTGGAAATCTTTGCACTGATCTTCGCGGCGGCTGTGCATGATTACGAGCACACTGGAACCACTAACAACTTTCACATCCAGACCAG GTCGGATATGGCAATCTTTTACAACGACCGCGCCGTGCAGGAGAACCACCACGTGAGCGCGGCCTACCGCCTCCTGCAGGACGACGATGAGATGAACATTCTGTACAACCTGTCCAAGGACGACTGGAG GGAGTTGCGGGCCTTGGTGGTGGAGATGGTGCTGGCTACAGACATGTCCTGTCACTTCCAGCAGATCAAGGCCATGAAGAATTTCCTCCAGCAGCCCGAGGC GATTGACAAAACCAAGGCCTTATCGCTGCTGCTCCACACAGCAGACATCAGCCACCCAGCTAAGAACTGGGACCTGCATCACCGCTGGACCACCTCTTTGCTGGAGGAGTTCTTCCGACAG GGTGATAAAGAGTCGGAGCTCGGACTGGTCTTCTCGCCGCTCTGTGACCGCAAGTCTACCATGGTGGCTCAGTCTCAAATCG GTTTTATCGATTTCATTGTGGAGCCGACCTTCACTGTGCTTACGGACATGACGGAGAAGATTGTGACACCGCTCATCGATGAGGCCTCGCGATCGGGTCTGGCAGGATTCCGCCGCTCCAG ATCTGG CCTGAATAACATCTCCCCAGACGGGAAGCGCTCCAGCGTCAAAAGCACGGGCTCAGAGGGCAGCACTTCGCTCAACTGCTCCCTGctcaccgtcgacttcaagagCTTCAAGTCCACGTGGAACGAGGAGGTGCAGCAGAACAGGGAGAAGTGGAAGGCCCAGGCAACCAAAG ACTTGGAGGAGAAGGCCAAGCGGGAGGCTGAAGAGAAGGCTAAGCTGGAGGAGGCCGAGGGCAAGAAGGAGGAGGGCAAAGAGTCGGAGACCTCAGACCCCGCACAGGACAAGGACACGAGGGCAACGAAGGACACAAAAGACACTGCAGAGAGTACAGacaaggaggagaaagagagagagcgagagaaagagaaggagaaagagaaagaaagagaaaaggagaaggagaaagaaaaggagaaggtCAAAGAGAAAGGGAAGACGGAGGAGAGGAAACCGGAGCCGGCGGGGACGGAGGGGGAGGGCGCTCAAGCGATGAAGGACCCCGTGGAGCAGAAGCCCAAGGAGGCCGAGGGGAACAAAGACCCGGGGGGGTCCCAGGGGACGAAACCCGAGCCCGACCCACAGGAGGCCTCTGGCCCCAAGCAGCCAGCCACCCACAGCAACACGGACAGCAGCGGTCAGCAGGTCCAGAATG ATCATTCTGGAAGGTACGACCTGATCCGCTACTACAAGAGACCCAGCTACTGTGCCACCTCCTACCTGCCCTCCTCCCAAGGTCAAAGGGCAGCCAGTGACCCTGCCGACCCCCGCAACAAAGCCCTCCGCCTGCAGCGCATCTCTCTGCGCCGGGGCAGGTGA
- the LOC121687989 gene encoding calcium/calmodulin-dependent 3',5'-cyclic nucleotide phosphodiesterase 1A-like isoform X1, with translation MSFCLVDYFDMESPTKEIEDFENNSLKYLQPDQIEKIWLRLRGLRKYKKTSQRLRCLVKQLERGEASVVDLKKNLEYAATVLESVYIEETRRLVDTEDELSDIQSDSVPSEVRDWLAATFTRQMGLMLRRTEEKPRFRSIVHAVQAGIFVERMYRRTSNMVGLSYPPSVITVLKHVDTWTFDVFALNDASGDHALKFIFYELLTRYDLINRFKIPISALVSFVEALEVGYSKHKNPYHNLMHAADVTQTVHFFMLKSGIVHWMTELEIFALIFAAAVHDYEHTGTTNNFHIQTRSDMAIFYNDRAVQENHHVSAAYRLLQDDDEMNILYNLSKDDWRELRALVVEMVLATDMSCHFQQIKAMKNFLQQPEAIDKTKALSLLLHTADISHPAKNWDLHHRWTTSLLEEFFRQGDKESELGLVFSPLCDRKSTMVAQSQIGFIDFIVEPTFTVLTDMTEKIVTPLIDEASRSGLAGFRRSRSGLNNISPDGKRSSVKSTGSEGSTSLNCSLLTVDFKSFKSTWNEEVQQNREKWKAQATKDLEEKAKREAEEKAKLEEAEGKKEEGKESETSDPAQDKDTRATKDTKDTAESTDKEEKEREREKEKEKEKEREKEKEKEKEKVKEKGKTEERKPEPAGTEGEGAQAMKDPVEQKPKEAEGNKDPGGSQGTKPEPDPQEASGPKQPATHSNTDSSGQQVQNDHSGRYDLIRYYKRPSYCATSYLPSSQGQRAASDPADPRNKALRLQRISLRRGR, from the exons GTTGCGATGCCTTGTGAAGCAGCTAGAGAGGGGCGAGGCGTCGGTGGTGGACCTGAAGAAGAACCTGGAGTATGCCGCCACCGTGCTGGAGTCGGTCTACATCGAGGAGACGCG GCGTCTGGTGGACACGGAGGATGAGCTCAGCGACATCCAGTCGGACTCTGTCCCGTCGGAGGTCCGTGACTGGCTGGCCGCCACCTTCACGCGGCAGATGGGACTGATGCTCCGGCGGACAGAGGAGAAGCCGCGCTTTCGCAGCATCGTCCACGCAGTGCAGGCTGGGATATTTGTGGAAAG AATGTACCGACGGACGTCCAACATGGTAGGATTAAGCTATCCTCCCAGCGTGATCACCGTTCTCAAG CACGTGGACACATGGACATTTGATGTGTTTGCTCTGAATGATGCAAGCGGAGACCATGCACTGAAATTCATCTTTTATGAGCTGCTCACAAGATACGACTTGATCAACCGCTTCAAG ATACCCATCTCTGCACTGGTATCCTTTGTGGAAGCTCTGGAGGTGGGCTACAGCAAGCACAAAAACCCCTACCACAATCTGATGCATGCAGCAGACGTGACGCAGACCGTCCACTTCTTCATGCTAAAGTCGGGCATTGTG CATTGGATGACGGAGTTGGAAATCTTTGCACTGATCTTCGCGGCGGCTGTGCATGATTACGAGCACACTGGAACCACTAACAACTTTCACATCCAGACCAG GTCGGATATGGCAATCTTTTACAACGACCGCGCCGTGCAGGAGAACCACCACGTGAGCGCGGCCTACCGCCTCCTGCAGGACGACGATGAGATGAACATTCTGTACAACCTGTCCAAGGACGACTGGAG GGAGTTGCGGGCCTTGGTGGTGGAGATGGTGCTGGCTACAGACATGTCCTGTCACTTCCAGCAGATCAAGGCCATGAAGAATTTCCTCCAGCAGCCCGAGGC GATTGACAAAACCAAGGCCTTATCGCTGCTGCTCCACACAGCAGACATCAGCCACCCAGCTAAGAACTGGGACCTGCATCACCGCTGGACCACCTCTTTGCTGGAGGAGTTCTTCCGACAG GGTGATAAAGAGTCGGAGCTCGGACTGGTCTTCTCGCCGCTCTGTGACCGCAAGTCTACCATGGTGGCTCAGTCTCAAATCG GTTTTATCGATTTCATTGTGGAGCCGACCTTCACTGTGCTTACGGACATGACGGAGAAGATTGTGACACCGCTCATCGATGAGGCCTCGCGATCGGGTCTGGCAGGATTCCGCCGCTCCAG ATCTGG CCTGAATAACATCTCCCCAGACGGGAAGCGCTCCAGCGTCAAAAGCACGGGCTCAGAGGGCAGCACTTCGCTCAACTGCTCCCTGctcaccgtcgacttcaagagCTTCAAGTCCACGTGGAACGAGGAGGTGCAGCAGAACAGGGAGAAGTGGAAGGCCCAGGCAACCAAAG ACTTGGAGGAGAAGGCCAAGCGGGAGGCTGAAGAGAAGGCTAAGCTGGAGGAGGCCGAGGGCAAGAAGGAGGAGGGCAAAGAGTCGGAGACCTCAGACCCCGCACAGGACAAGGACACGAGGGCAACGAAGGACACAAAAGACACTGCAGAGAGTACAGacaaggaggagaaagagagagagcgagagaaagagaaggagaaagagaaagaaagagaaaaggagaaggagaaagaaaaggagaaggtCAAAGAGAAAGGGAAGACGGAGGAGAGGAAACCGGAGCCGGCGGGGACGGAGGGGGAGGGCGCTCAAGCGATGAAGGACCCCGTGGAGCAGAAGCCCAAGGAGGCCGAGGGGAACAAAGACCCGGGGGGGTCCCAGGGGACGAAACCCGAGCCCGACCCACAGGAGGCCTCTGGCCCCAAGCAGCCAGCCACCCACAGCAACACGGACAGCAGCGGTCAGCAGGTCCAGAATG ATCATTCTGGAAGGTACGACCTGATCCGCTACTACAAGAGACCCAGCTACTGTGCCACCTCCTACCTGCCCTCCTCCCAAGGTCAAAGGGCAGCCAGTGACCCTGCCGACCCCCGCAACAAAGCCCTCCGCCTGCAGCGCATCTCTCTGCGCCGGGGCAGGTGA
- the LOC121687989 gene encoding calcium/calmodulin-dependent 3',5'-cyclic nucleotide phosphodiesterase 1A-like isoform X4, which yields MSFCLVDYFDMESPTKEIEDFENNSLKYLQPDQIEKIWLRLRGLRKYKKTSQRLRCLVKQLERGEASVVDLKKNLEYAATVLESVYIEETRRLVDTEDELSDIQSDSVPSEVRDWLAATFTRQMGLMLRRTEEKPRFRSIVHAVQAGIFVERMYRRTSNMVGLSYPPSVITVLKHVDTWTFDVFALNDASGDHALKFIFYELLTRYDLINRFKIPISALVSFVEALEVGYSKHKNPYHNLMHAADVTQTVHFFMLKSGIVHWMTELEIFALIFAAAVHDYEHTGTTNNFHIQTRSDMAIFYNDRAVQENHHVSAAYRLLQDDDEMNILYNLSKDDWRELRALVVEMVLATDMSCHFQQIKAMKNFLQQPEAIDKTKALSLLLHTADISHPAKNWDLHHRWTTSLLEEFFRQGDKESELGLVFSPLCDRKSTMVAQSQIGFIDFIVEPTFTVLTDMTEKIVTPLIDEASRSGLAGFRRSRSGLNNISPDGKRSSVKSTGSEGSTSLNCSLLTVDFKSFKSTWNEEVQQNREKWKAQATKDLEEKAKREAEEKAKLEEAEGKKEEGKESETSDPAQDKDTRATKDTKDTAESTDKEEKEREREKEKEKEKEREKEKEKEKEKVKEKGKTEERKPEPAGTEGEGAQAMKDPVEQKPKEAEGNKDPGGSQGTKPEPDPQEASGPKQPATHSNTDSSGQQVQNGEVPKELDSPESEGSEKKTSSSDDSDEDGQSNIPGSLAAASASAASASDAN from the exons GTTGCGATGCCTTGTGAAGCAGCTAGAGAGGGGCGAGGCGTCGGTGGTGGACCTGAAGAAGAACCTGGAGTATGCCGCCACCGTGCTGGAGTCGGTCTACATCGAGGAGACGCG GCGTCTGGTGGACACGGAGGATGAGCTCAGCGACATCCAGTCGGACTCTGTCCCGTCGGAGGTCCGTGACTGGCTGGCCGCCACCTTCACGCGGCAGATGGGACTGATGCTCCGGCGGACAGAGGAGAAGCCGCGCTTTCGCAGCATCGTCCACGCAGTGCAGGCTGGGATATTTGTGGAAAG AATGTACCGACGGACGTCCAACATGGTAGGATTAAGCTATCCTCCCAGCGTGATCACCGTTCTCAAG CACGTGGACACATGGACATTTGATGTGTTTGCTCTGAATGATGCAAGCGGAGACCATGCACTGAAATTCATCTTTTATGAGCTGCTCACAAGATACGACTTGATCAACCGCTTCAAG ATACCCATCTCTGCACTGGTATCCTTTGTGGAAGCTCTGGAGGTGGGCTACAGCAAGCACAAAAACCCCTACCACAATCTGATGCATGCAGCAGACGTGACGCAGACCGTCCACTTCTTCATGCTAAAGTCGGGCATTGTG CATTGGATGACGGAGTTGGAAATCTTTGCACTGATCTTCGCGGCGGCTGTGCATGATTACGAGCACACTGGAACCACTAACAACTTTCACATCCAGACCAG GTCGGATATGGCAATCTTTTACAACGACCGCGCCGTGCAGGAGAACCACCACGTGAGCGCGGCCTACCGCCTCCTGCAGGACGACGATGAGATGAACATTCTGTACAACCTGTCCAAGGACGACTGGAG GGAGTTGCGGGCCTTGGTGGTGGAGATGGTGCTGGCTACAGACATGTCCTGTCACTTCCAGCAGATCAAGGCCATGAAGAATTTCCTCCAGCAGCCCGAGGC GATTGACAAAACCAAGGCCTTATCGCTGCTGCTCCACACAGCAGACATCAGCCACCCAGCTAAGAACTGGGACCTGCATCACCGCTGGACCACCTCTTTGCTGGAGGAGTTCTTCCGACAG GGTGATAAAGAGTCGGAGCTCGGACTGGTCTTCTCGCCGCTCTGTGACCGCAAGTCTACCATGGTGGCTCAGTCTCAAATCG GTTTTATCGATTTCATTGTGGAGCCGACCTTCACTGTGCTTACGGACATGACGGAGAAGATTGTGACACCGCTCATCGATGAGGCCTCGCGATCGGGTCTGGCAGGATTCCGCCGCTCCAG ATCTGG CCTGAATAACATCTCCCCAGACGGGAAGCGCTCCAGCGTCAAAAGCACGGGCTCAGAGGGCAGCACTTCGCTCAACTGCTCCCTGctcaccgtcgacttcaagagCTTCAAGTCCACGTGGAACGAGGAGGTGCAGCAGAACAGGGAGAAGTGGAAGGCCCAGGCAACCAAAG ACTTGGAGGAGAAGGCCAAGCGGGAGGCTGAAGAGAAGGCTAAGCTGGAGGAGGCCGAGGGCAAGAAGGAGGAGGGCAAAGAGTCGGAGACCTCAGACCCCGCACAGGACAAGGACACGAGGGCAACGAAGGACACAAAAGACACTGCAGAGAGTACAGacaaggaggagaaagagagagagcgagagaaagagaaggagaaagagaaagaaagagaaaaggagaaggagaaagaaaaggagaaggtCAAAGAGAAAGGGAAGACGGAGGAGAGGAAACCGGAGCCGGCGGGGACGGAGGGGGAGGGCGCTCAAGCGATGAAGGACCCCGTGGAGCAGAAGCCCAAGGAGGCCGAGGGGAACAAAGACCCGGGGGGGTCCCAGGGGACGAAACCCGAGCCCGACCCACAGGAGGCCTCTGGCCCCAAGCAGCCAGCCACCCACAGCAACACGGACAGCAGCGGTCAGCAGGTCCAGAATG GTGAAGTGCCCAAGGAGCTAGACTCACCTGAGAGTGAGGGCAGTGAGAAAAAGACATCAAGTTCAGACG ATTCGGACGAGGACGGACAGAGCAACATACCTGGTTCTCTGGCGGCCGCATCGGCATCCGCGGCCTCTGCCAGCGATGCAAACTAA